In the genome of Bryobacteraceae bacterium, one region contains:
- a CDS encoding carboxypeptidase-like regulatory domain-containing protein: MKRSAVFAAGVFAFATAAFSQNATVQGVVVDPQAAVVANAKVSAIDESKGLVVRETTTAADGAFTIVQLLRGVYTLKIEAAGFKTTEKKGLVIDPNQIVNLGSVAMEVGQTAESITVEATVPLVETATANKSFVIDSRQVTELSLNGRDFQSLMRTLPGVVSNNASDFRLAFNNTDQFNVNGLRGSMNNFFLDGSINTDVGANDGQYTQLSMDAVGEFKVQTSVFNAEHGRNPGILLSASTKSGGRQFHGTLYEFVRNNKFDARQPFDTTGATQPLRFNQFGGNISGPVYLPKISSPANKKLFFFFNYEGTRASRPLGGNFVDLPHPDLLNGDLSRLYRNVPIATAPQFRTGQVFRPGTLERNAAGQITGGDPYPGNIVPRSEWSRNAPAFLKVINFLPVSGGAPLVTNPELVRVPYQDTYRFSKNQYVARVDYAVNESMNVFYRWVWDPQRETQNRGIFTTLPNPIFPMFREKPGQSHSVNVINVIRPTLTNEAIFTVNDLNQLVDVAAGVPKDQYDKDALGFTFADPFPTVNSRNRFPRFNCGVGTCGFGGFQAGWKSEGSTVGFTDNVTWVKGAHQMKFGFFWNTNLNAQQPGATDQLNINFGPNLQNTRDSGNTFANMLLGNYTQINMSNSNPYGSFRFHGAEAYAQDSFKVTSRLTLEYGVRWVFYGPTYTRGEFLQNYFDPALYDPAKATRLELTPGLTQGTIIPGSGDLANGMVQEGQNGYDRGFTKRRWNQFSPRIGFALDPFGDGKTSIRGGGGVFWERIRQNNLNFGGLGNPPLVFNPSAYVGQIDQVTAGTFSGGRFAPSNVVAWARDGKNPTIYSWSLGVQRQLPAGFAIDAAYVGNISRHLMDVRDINSLPLGSTLDPNLLRSVNNVSNAVRPYLGYGTINFTDFASNSNYNALQTRLSRRFSKSLTINGSYTWSKALGFTETDTEGLAYAYNRRRDYGPLDFDRTQMLTIDYVYELPRFADSGPAKFVLNGWQLSGITRFWGGTPLTVGSNGNLGTLGGSPRSNYLGGDPYEGGRTRFQWFNPLLFARPLDGNLGNTANGLLRGPGINNWDASLFKNTNITERLRLQLRFEFFNLFNHTQFATVNTGISVPNPGQAVTQATRGRTGEVTGTRDPRTLQMGVKLYF; the protein is encoded by the coding sequence ATGAAACGATCTGCTGTCTTCGCCGCCGGCGTGTTTGCATTCGCCACCGCCGCCTTCTCCCAAAACGCAACCGTTCAAGGCGTCGTCGTCGACCCTCAGGCGGCTGTCGTCGCCAATGCCAAGGTCAGCGCCATTGATGAGTCCAAGGGCCTGGTCGTCCGCGAAACCACCACCGCCGCCGACGGCGCCTTCACCATCGTGCAATTGTTGCGCGGCGTCTACACCCTCAAGATCGAAGCGGCCGGATTCAAGACCACCGAGAAGAAAGGCCTCGTCATCGATCCCAACCAGATCGTCAACCTCGGCAGCGTCGCCATGGAGGTTGGGCAAACCGCCGAATCCATCACCGTTGAAGCCACCGTTCCACTGGTGGAAACCGCCACAGCCAACAAGAGCTTCGTCATCGATTCCCGCCAGGTAACCGAACTCTCTCTCAACGGCCGCGACTTCCAGTCGCTCATGCGAACTCTCCCCGGCGTGGTTTCCAACAACGCCTCCGATTTCCGCCTCGCCTTCAACAATACGGATCAGTTCAACGTCAACGGCCTCCGCGGCTCGATGAATAACTTTTTCCTCGACGGCTCCATCAACACAGACGTCGGCGCCAACGATGGTCAGTACACGCAGCTTTCCATGGACGCCGTCGGCGAATTCAAAGTGCAAACCTCCGTCTTCAATGCCGAACATGGCCGCAACCCCGGTATCTTGCTCAGCGCCAGCACCAAGTCCGGCGGCCGGCAATTCCACGGCACGCTCTATGAATTCGTGCGCAACAATAAGTTCGACGCGCGCCAGCCGTTCGATACCACCGGCGCCACGCAGCCGCTTCGCTTCAACCAGTTCGGCGGCAACATCAGCGGCCCCGTCTACCTTCCCAAAATCTCGTCCCCGGCGAACAAGAAGCTGTTCTTCTTCTTCAACTACGAAGGCACCCGCGCCTCGCGCCCCCTCGGCGGCAACTTCGTCGACCTCCCCCACCCCGATCTTCTCAACGGCGATCTCAGCCGCCTCTACCGCAACGTCCCCATCGCCACCGCGCCCCAGTTCCGCACCGGGCAGGTCTTCCGCCCGGGGACTCTCGAGCGCAATGCCGCAGGGCAGATCACCGGCGGCGATCCCTATCCCGGCAACATCGTTCCGCGCAGCGAATGGTCCCGGAACGCGCCGGCCTTCCTCAAAGTGATCAACTTCCTGCCCGTTTCCGGTGGCGCCCCTCTCGTCACCAACCCCGAATTGGTCCGCGTCCCCTATCAGGACACCTACCGTTTCAGCAAGAACCAGTACGTGGCTCGCGTCGACTACGCGGTCAACGAAAGCATGAACGTCTTCTACCGCTGGGTATGGGACCCACAGCGCGAAACCCAGAACCGCGGCATCTTCACCACGCTTCCCAACCCCATCTTCCCGATGTTCCGCGAGAAGCCCGGCCAGAGCCACAGCGTGAACGTCATCAACGTGATCCGCCCCACGCTCACCAACGAAGCGATCTTCACCGTCAACGACCTCAACCAACTCGTCGACGTCGCCGCCGGCGTCCCCAAGGATCAGTACGACAAGGACGCGCTCGGGTTCACCTTCGCTGACCCGTTTCCCACCGTCAACTCCCGCAACCGCTTTCCCCGCTTCAATTGCGGAGTCGGCACGTGCGGCTTCGGCGGCTTCCAGGCCGGCTGGAAGAGCGAAGGCTCCACGGTTGGCTTCACCGACAACGTCACATGGGTGAAGGGCGCCCACCAGATGAAGTTCGGCTTCTTCTGGAACACCAATCTCAACGCTCAGCAGCCCGGCGCGACCGACCAGTTGAACATCAACTTCGGGCCGAATCTCCAGAACACACGCGACTCGGGCAACACCTTCGCGAACATGCTGCTCGGCAACTATACGCAGATCAACATGAGCAACTCGAACCCCTACGGTTCGTTCCGCTTCCACGGCGCCGAAGCCTACGCGCAGGATTCGTTCAAGGTGACCAGCCGGCTCACCCTCGAGTACGGCGTGCGATGGGTCTTCTATGGGCCTACGTATACCCGTGGCGAGTTCCTCCAGAATTATTTTGACCCGGCCCTCTACGACCCGGCCAAGGCCACCCGGCTCGAACTGACGCCCGGACTCACCCAGGGCACCATCATCCCCGGCTCCGGCGACCTCGCCAACGGCATGGTTCAGGAAGGGCAGAACGGATACGACCGCGGCTTCACCAAGCGCCGCTGGAACCAGTTCTCCCCGCGCATCGGCTTCGCCCTCGATCCCTTCGGCGACGGCAAAACCTCCATCCGTGGCGGCGGCGGCGTCTTCTGGGAACGCATCCGCCAGAACAACCTGAACTTCGGCGGCCTCGGCAACCCGCCGCTTGTCTTCAACCCCAGCGCCTATGTCGGCCAGATCGACCAGGTGACCGCCGGCACGTTCTCCGGTGGACGCTTCGCCCCGTCCAACGTCGTCGCCTGGGCCCGCGACGGCAAGAACCCCACCATATATAGCTGGAGCCTCGGCGTTCAGCGCCAGTTGCCCGCCGGCTTCGCCATCGACGCGGCCTACGTCGGCAACATCTCGCGCCACCTCATGGACGTCCGCGACATCAACTCCCTGCCGCTCGGCTCCACGCTGGACCCCAACCTCCTCCGTAGCGTGAACAACGTCTCCAATGCCGTCCGCCCCTACCTCGGCTACGGCACAATCAACTTCACCGACTTCGCGAGCAACTCCAACTACAACGCCCTCCAGACGCGCCTCAGCCGCCGCTTTTCGAAATCGCTCACCATCAACGGCAGCTACACCTGGTCCAAGGCGCTCGGCTTCACCGAGACCGATACCGAAGGCCTCGCCTACGCCTATAACCGCCGCCGCGACTACGGCCCGCTCGATTTCGACCGGACGCAGATGCTCACCATCGACTACGTCTACGAACTGCCCCGGTTCGCTGACAGCGGCCCGGCCAAGTTCGTTCTCAACGGCTGGCAGTTGAGCGGCATCACGCGGTTCTGGGGCGGCACGCCGCTCACCGTCGGCAGCAACGGCAACCTCGGCACGCTCGGCGGCTCGCCCCGCTCCAATTACCTCGGCGGCGATCCCTACGAAGGCGGCCGCACGCGCTTCCAATGGTTCAACCCGCTGTTGTTCGCCCGCCCGCTCGACGGCAACCTCGGCAACACCGCCAACGGCCTGCTGCGAGGCCCCGGCATCAACAACTGGGACGCCTCCCTGTTCAAGAACACCAACATCACCGAACGCTTGCGCCTGCAACTACGCTTTGAGTTCTTCAACCTCTTCAACCACACGCAGTTCGCCACGGTGAATACCGGGATCTCGGTTCCCAACCCGGGTCAGGCCGTCACCCAGGCTACCCGCGGCCGCACCGGCGAGGTCACCGGTACCCGCGATCCCCGCACCCTGCAGATGGGTGTTAAGTTGTACTTCTGA
- a CDS encoding tetratricopeptide repeat protein → MAPGNPLLELNLGLAYYKLNRHAHAVPHFRAVLRRQPDHSQARELLAACLIQTGAGAEALRLLADAPSDPGILYLRGLALSRLGREAEARAAFAALFETAPPAQARFLAGRAKLESGQYEEAAADLEAAARLDPTLDGIDRETAKALIHLRRFEEAETRLRGALRTTPSDVESSYLLGAVLVQLGQPAAALAELDRVIALRPGSWAAHYYRGRALLAAQDGAAAIVALEQARALAPNQAPVYFQLARACQAAGRTADAAAARAKLAALRGAEAARDETVLPLP, encoded by the coding sequence ATCGCGCCCGGCAACCCGCTCCTCGAACTCAACCTCGGTCTCGCCTACTACAAGCTCAACCGGCACGCGCACGCCGTGCCCCACTTCCGCGCCGTCCTCCGCCGACAGCCCGATCACTCCCAGGCGCGCGAACTCCTCGCCGCCTGCCTCATCCAGACCGGCGCCGGCGCCGAAGCGCTTCGCTTGCTTGCGGATGCCCCCTCCGATCCCGGAATTCTTTACCTGCGAGGGCTGGCGCTCTCCCGCCTCGGCCGCGAAGCGGAAGCCCGCGCCGCCTTCGCCGCTCTGTTCGAAACGGCGCCGCCCGCCCAGGCGCGCTTCCTCGCCGGCCGCGCCAAGCTCGAGTCCGGACAATACGAGGAAGCCGCCGCCGATCTCGAAGCCGCCGCCAGGCTCGACCCCACGCTCGACGGCATTGACCGCGAAACCGCCAAGGCCCTGATTCACCTTCGGCGCTTCGAAGAAGCTGAAACCCGCCTCCGCGGCGCGCTCCGGACGACGCCTTCCGATGTCGAATCAAGCTACCTGCTCGGCGCAGTGCTGGTGCAACTCGGCCAACCGGCCGCCGCCCTCGCCGAACTCGACCGTGTGATTGCCCTCCGCCCCGGGTCCTGGGCGGCGCACTACTACCGCGGCCGCGCGCTGCTTGCCGCCCAGGACGGAGCCGCCGCTATCGTAGCGCTCGAGCAAGCGCGCGCGCTGGCCCCGAATCAGGCGCCCGTCTATTTCCAACTGGCCCGCGCCTGCCAGGCCGCCGGCCGCACCGCCGATGCCGCCGCCGCCAGGGCGAAACTGGCGGCCTTGCGCGGCGCCGAAGCGGCTCGCGACGAAACCGTCCTCCCGCTGCCGTAG
- a CDS encoding serine/threonine-protein kinase, giving the protein MTPARWQQVREVVEACLELEPTQRTTFAQTACRGDEAMLREVQSLLRASEEAGEFLEPESDAVTTAPGDMGSAAADAVIGSRIGPYRILEELGRGGMGAVYLAVRDDDEFQQQVAIKLVKRGMDTDYVLERFRYERQILAFLNHPNIARLLDGGSTSEGRPFFVMEYVKGRPILQYSRDKRLDLRQRVELFLDVCAAVSHAHANLVVHRDLKPSNIMITEEGTPKLLDFGIAKLITPSHAGISLPPTNSALRPFTPDYASPEQVMGDRITTATDVYSLGAVLYELLTGKRPHVFQSTSSAEIERVICRVEPERPSSAYPHPDLRGDLDNIMLKALDKDPSRRYATVEQFSADLRRFLGGQPVTARPDTFFYRASKFVRRNRGAVMAGAMVTAALVAGLAATIWQATIAGQQRDLAERRFEDVRKLANSFIFEFDTTISEQGPTAARALLVKRSLEYLDRLGREAAGSVPLQKELAEAYVKMGDVQGRPMASNAGDSAGALASYRKALAMREAMAAEAPEDLDAQEEVARAYQRVGSVLRNTGDYRGGLEIELKALAARERLAGLHGDEFKAKIRLAANYFTAGSAYAQLGRWEAALDTRRKALALYEKLAEKWPDNHDVEVGLTTSMRYVGGAMLELGRHEEAFPYFREALDRELTALDANPSNVSARSAVAGAYTSYAGALARGGRHGPAIENFERAAEIREGLSATDPKDWRMRSMLATTYTRIGQSYLQMKQPAEALKYIQKSLPMREGLSRENPLNAGALAEVGESYAVMGETLSALGKRPSGREWYQRAKGLFNGLEKQGRANFFVKQQQDRLAELSAR; this is encoded by the coding sequence ATGACCCCGGCGCGATGGCAGCAGGTGCGCGAGGTGGTGGAGGCCTGCCTGGAACTCGAGCCTACGCAACGGACCACGTTCGCGCAGACCGCGTGCCGGGGCGACGAAGCGATGCTGCGCGAAGTGCAGAGCCTGTTGCGGGCATCGGAGGAAGCGGGCGAGTTTCTCGAACCGGAAAGCGACGCGGTGACGACGGCGCCGGGCGATATGGGTTCGGCAGCCGCCGACGCGGTGATCGGATCCCGGATCGGGCCGTACCGGATCCTGGAGGAGCTGGGACGCGGAGGGATGGGCGCCGTCTATCTCGCCGTGCGCGACGACGATGAGTTCCAGCAGCAGGTGGCGATCAAGCTGGTGAAGCGCGGCATGGATACGGACTACGTGCTGGAGCGCTTCCGCTACGAGCGGCAGATCCTGGCGTTCCTGAACCATCCGAACATCGCGCGGCTGCTCGACGGCGGGTCAACCAGCGAGGGCCGCCCGTTCTTCGTGATGGAGTACGTGAAGGGCCGCCCGATACTTCAGTATTCGCGGGACAAGCGGCTGGATCTGCGGCAGCGGGTTGAGCTGTTCCTGGACGTTTGCGCGGCGGTGAGCCACGCGCACGCGAACCTGGTGGTGCATCGCGACCTGAAGCCGAGCAACATCATGATCACCGAGGAGGGCACGCCGAAGCTGCTCGACTTCGGGATCGCGAAGCTGATCACGCCGAGCCACGCCGGCATTTCGCTTCCGCCAACCAACAGCGCGCTGCGGCCGTTCACGCCGGACTACGCGAGTCCGGAGCAGGTGATGGGAGACCGGATCACGACGGCGACGGACGTCTATTCGCTGGGCGCGGTGCTTTATGAATTGCTCACGGGCAAGCGGCCACACGTGTTCCAGAGCACCTCGTCGGCGGAGATCGAACGGGTGATCTGCCGGGTTGAGCCGGAGCGGCCGAGCAGCGCGTACCCGCATCCGGACCTGCGCGGGGACCTGGACAACATCATGCTGAAGGCGCTCGACAAAGACCCGTCGCGGCGCTACGCCACCGTCGAGCAATTTTCGGCCGACCTGCGGCGGTTTCTGGGCGGGCAGCCGGTGACGGCGCGTCCGGACACGTTTTTCTACCGTGCGTCGAAGTTCGTGCGGCGCAATCGCGGAGCGGTGATGGCGGGAGCGATGGTGACGGCGGCGCTGGTGGCGGGCCTGGCGGCGACGATCTGGCAGGCCACCATCGCGGGACAGCAGCGGGACCTGGCAGAGCGGCGATTCGAGGATGTGAGGAAGCTGGCCAACTCGTTCATCTTCGAATTCGACACGACGATCTCGGAGCAAGGGCCGACGGCGGCGCGGGCGCTGCTGGTGAAACGGTCCCTCGAGTACCTGGATCGGCTGGGGCGCGAGGCGGCGGGAAGCGTTCCGCTGCAGAAGGAGCTCGCCGAAGCCTACGTGAAGATGGGTGACGTGCAGGGAAGGCCGATGGCGTCGAACGCGGGCGATTCGGCGGGGGCGTTGGCCAGCTATCGCAAGGCTCTGGCGATGCGCGAGGCGATGGCGGCGGAAGCGCCCGAAGACCTGGACGCGCAGGAGGAAGTGGCCCGCGCGTATCAGCGAGTCGGGAGCGTGCTGCGGAACACGGGTGACTATCGCGGCGGGCTTGAAATCGAGCTGAAAGCGCTGGCGGCGCGCGAGCGGCTGGCGGGCCTGCACGGGGATGAGTTCAAGGCGAAGATCCGGCTGGCGGCGAACTACTTCACGGCGGGTTCCGCCTACGCGCAGTTGGGCCGATGGGAAGCGGCTCTCGACACGCGCCGGAAAGCGCTCGCCCTCTACGAGAAGCTGGCCGAGAAGTGGCCGGACAACCATGACGTGGAGGTTGGCCTGACGACATCAATGCGCTACGTGGGCGGAGCGATGCTGGAACTCGGCCGGCACGAGGAAGCGTTCCCGTACTTCCGCGAAGCGCTGGACCGGGAACTGACGGCCCTCGACGCGAACCCGTCGAACGTATCGGCGCGGTCCGCGGTGGCGGGAGCGTACACGAGCTACGCCGGGGCGCTGGCGCGGGGCGGAAGGCACGGGCCGGCGATCGAGAACTTCGAACGAGCGGCCGAGATCCGCGAGGGCCTTTCGGCGACAGACCCGAAGGACTGGCGGATGCGGAGCATGCTGGCGACGACGTACACGCGGATCGGGCAGTCGTATCTGCAAATGAAGCAACCAGCCGAAGCGCTGAAGTACATCCAGAAATCGCTGCCGATGCGGGAAGGCTTGTCGCGTGAGAATCCGTTGAACGCGGGGGCGCTGGCGGAAGTGGGCGAATCCTATGCGGTGATGGGGGAGACGCTTTCGGCGCTGGGAAAACGGCCCAGTGGGCGCGAATGGTATCAGCGCGCGAAGGGCCTGTTCAACGGGCTGGAGAAACAGGGGCGGGCGAATTTCTTCGTGAAGCAGCAGCAGGACCGGCTGGCGGAACTTTCGGCGAGATAG
- a CDS encoding AAA family ATPase, which produces MICVGNTVPIGRGVNAVEFCHSHFEPPERAGGARPAFALHALGLDPEDQSAAFVLTPAAGDAPEYWFVARWGRTGVGGKSFMPVPAQLEDDRPGIEIYGYKATNFNWRSCQWEISQVVEPFRFDVGSRNGEQVELPANAGSAYAFRDGAPVADLDAMEPGEYPETGIAKEEERPGESYVVRFGGRVWRRRLKTEPPIERVGFDPRSGDLQNALGEVWGEIGGQEEAKRELIRAIQWPVLYPELFRLFKRRRSRGVLLYGPPGCGKTLLGKAVVRLLAALYQRRADDGGFKYVKGHQLLDMYLGQSEKAVKALFDDARRWREERGYPAVLFFDEADALFQRRPGGTANNGFTLVPALLAEMDGMDESGAFVILATNRPDALDVAITRPGRIDRRIRVTRPDREASASIFRIHLQGVFLDEGVTAEELSAFAAEELFSASHRLYEVSIDGARGKARGEFLLKDLASGAVIQNIVDRATANKMEYCIERGVAVGLRGDDIRRAVEEACAEQRQAQHDEELGEFAELSGGRLAGWSAAE; this is translated from the coding sequence ATGATCTGCGTCGGCAATACCGTGCCGATCGGCCGGGGTGTGAACGCGGTCGAGTTCTGCCATAGCCATTTCGAACCGCCGGAGAGGGCCGGCGGGGCGCGGCCGGCGTTCGCGCTGCATGCACTGGGGCTGGACCCGGAGGATCAATCGGCGGCGTTCGTTCTGACGCCGGCCGCGGGGGATGCGCCGGAATACTGGTTCGTGGCGCGGTGGGGCCGCACGGGAGTGGGCGGCAAGAGCTTCATGCCTGTGCCGGCGCAGTTGGAGGACGACCGCCCCGGGATCGAGATCTACGGATACAAGGCAACGAACTTCAACTGGCGAAGCTGCCAATGGGAGATCTCGCAGGTGGTGGAGCCGTTCCGGTTCGACGTGGGCTCCCGCAACGGCGAACAGGTGGAACTGCCAGCGAACGCCGGATCGGCGTACGCGTTCCGCGACGGGGCGCCGGTGGCGGATCTAGACGCGATGGAACCGGGCGAGTATCCGGAGACGGGCATCGCGAAAGAGGAGGAGAGACCGGGCGAATCGTACGTGGTGCGTTTCGGCGGACGGGTATGGAGGCGGAGGCTGAAGACGGAACCGCCGATCGAGCGGGTGGGGTTCGATCCGCGATCCGGCGATTTGCAGAACGCGCTCGGCGAGGTGTGGGGGGAGATCGGCGGCCAGGAGGAAGCCAAGCGCGAGTTGATCCGGGCGATCCAGTGGCCGGTGCTGTACCCGGAACTGTTCCGGCTGTTCAAGCGGAGGCGGAGCCGGGGCGTGCTGCTGTACGGGCCTCCGGGATGCGGGAAGACGCTGCTGGGGAAGGCGGTGGTGCGGCTGCTGGCGGCGCTCTACCAGCGGCGCGCCGACGACGGCGGCTTCAAATACGTGAAGGGGCACCAGCTTCTCGACATGTACCTGGGCCAATCCGAGAAGGCGGTGAAGGCGCTGTTCGACGATGCGCGGCGGTGGCGCGAGGAGCGCGGCTATCCGGCGGTGCTGTTCTTCGACGAAGCCGACGCCCTGTTTCAGCGGCGGCCGGGCGGCACGGCGAACAACGGATTCACGCTGGTGCCGGCGCTGCTCGCCGAGATGGACGGCATGGACGAAAGCGGCGCATTCGTGATCCTCGCCACCAACCGGCCCGACGCGCTGGATGTGGCGATCACGCGTCCGGGCCGGATTGACCGGCGCATCCGCGTGACGCGTCCGGACCGCGAAGCGTCGGCGAGCATCTTTCGAATCCACCTGCAGGGCGTGTTTCTTGACGAAGGCGTGACCGCGGAAGAGCTGAGCGCCTTCGCCGCGGAGGAACTCTTTTCGGCGTCGCACCGGTTGTACGAGGTTTCGATTGACGGAGCGCGCGGGAAGGCGCGGGGCGAGTTTCTACTGAAGGACCTGGCGAGCGGCGCGGTGATCCAGAACATCGTGGACCGGGCGACGGCGAACAAGATGGAGTACTGCATCGAGCGCGGCGTGGCGGTGGGCCTGCGCGGGGACGATATCCGGCGCGCGGTGGAAGAGGCGTGCGCCGAACAGCGGCAGGCGCAGCATGACGAAGAGCTTGGGGAGTTCGCCGAGTTGAGCGGGGGCCGGCTGGCGGGCTGGAGCGCTGCCGAATGA
- a CDS encoding thiamine pyrophosphate-binding protein yields MKRTAAEWFVLGLRERGVEWISALCGHGLDPLFHAAATHGIRLIDVRNEQTAGYIADAYGRLTGRPGVCASSSGVAAANLLSGMMNAWYDRAPLVAITGAADSTRLGMGCFQDLDQVELARPVTRHSRLIAHPERVAAMLDEAWRAAMGEPRGPVHLQFPMDVQRAEVDERELVRPAGADRTAGPSPAALDRAARALLEAKRPLIVAGSGVFYCGEGPDLRSVAETFAIPVQTPIWDRGVFGEASEAFVGVLGAATGGPDLLGQTDCLVLAGVEPDYRTGYLQREVRTLRVDHGWRALGERLVDFGRAPFRGWLEQARTERSEYSAKIRSAAAAQRVDGRMHAVDVVEAIAAALPIDGTLIIDGGSIGQWAHQLLTERRYPGHWLTCGRSGVVGYGPGGGMAARLAHPDRAVVLLSGDGAFTFNSTEIECAARQGLPFVAVVADDRSWGITQSGHLRQFGTCYATQLGEIRFDDLARSLGARGERVERAEDLAPAIERAIGSREVTVIHAPIVGGNPT; encoded by the coding sequence ATGAAGCGCACGGCGGCGGAATGGTTCGTGCTGGGTCTTCGGGAGCGCGGCGTGGAGTGGATCTCGGCGCTGTGCGGACATGGGCTCGACCCGCTGTTTCACGCGGCGGCGACGCACGGGATCCGGCTGATCGACGTGCGTAACGAGCAGACCGCCGGCTACATCGCCGACGCCTATGGCCGGCTCACCGGGCGTCCGGGCGTGTGCGCGAGTTCGAGCGGAGTGGCGGCGGCGAACCTGCTCAGCGGCATGATGAACGCGTGGTACGATCGCGCTCCGCTGGTTGCGATCACGGGCGCGGCGGATTCAACACGGTTGGGGATGGGATGCTTCCAGGATCTGGACCAGGTGGAACTGGCGCGGCCGGTAACGCGGCACTCGCGGCTGATCGCGCATCCGGAGCGGGTGGCGGCAATGCTCGACGAGGCCTGGCGCGCAGCGATGGGCGAGCCGCGCGGCCCGGTGCACTTGCAGTTCCCGATGGACGTGCAGCGGGCGGAGGTGGACGAGCGTGAGCTGGTGCGTCCGGCGGGCGCCGATCGCACGGCGGGGCCGTCACCGGCGGCGCTGGACCGCGCGGCGCGCGCGCTGCTCGAGGCCAAGCGTCCGCTGATCGTGGCCGGCAGCGGCGTCTTCTACTGCGGCGAAGGGCCGGACCTGCGCTCGGTAGCCGAGACGTTCGCGATTCCGGTACAGACACCGATCTGGGATCGCGGTGTTTTCGGGGAAGCCAGCGAGGCATTTGTGGGCGTCCTGGGCGCGGCGACCGGCGGTCCGGATCTGCTGGGCCAAACGGATTGCCTGGTTCTGGCAGGCGTGGAGCCCGACTATCGTACGGGGTACCTGCAGCGCGAGGTTCGCACGCTGCGCGTAGATCATGGGTGGCGCGCGCTGGGGGAACGGCTTGTCGATTTCGGCCGCGCGCCGTTCCGGGGCTGGCTCGAGCAGGCGCGGACGGAGCGTTCGGAGTATTCGGCGAAGATCCGGTCGGCGGCCGCGGCGCAACGGGTCGACGGGCGGATGCATGCGGTTGATGTGGTGGAAGCGATCGCGGCGGCGCTGCCCATCGATGGAACGTTGATCATCGACGGCGGGAGCATCGGGCAGTGGGCGCATCAGTTACTCACGGAGCGGCGTTATCCGGGGCACTGGCTCACGTGCGGACGCAGCGGCGTGGTTGGCTACGGTCCGGGCGGCGGGATGGCGGCGCGGCTGGCGCATCCGGATCGCGCGGTGGTGTTGCTATCGGGCGATGGCGCGTTTACGTTCAACTCCACCGAGATCGAGTGCGCGGCGCGGCAAGGGCTGCCGTTCGTGGCGGTGGTGGCCGATGACCGGAGCTGGGGCATCACGCAATCGGGACATCTGCGGCAGTTCGGGACGTGCTACGCGACGCAGCTCGGCGAGATCCGGTTCGACGATCTGGCTCGATCGCTGGGCGCGCGCGGGGAGCGAGTGGAACGGGCGGAGGACCTGGCGCCGGCGATCGAACGGGCGATCGGGTCGCGCGAGGTTACCGTGATTCACGCGCCGATAGTTGGGGGGAATCCGACGTAA